The following are from one region of the Magallana gigas chromosome 4, xbMagGiga1.1, whole genome shotgun sequence genome:
- the LOC105327114 gene encoding amidase encodes MMNGSKLLEGFVPDRDATVVTRILDAGGRILGKSVCEDLCFSGNSCTSSTGPVKNPHDPTRSAGGSSSGSGSLVARKVVDVAIGGDQGGSIRIPASWCGIVGLKPTYGLVPYTGIMPIEKTIDHAGPMARTVEDCAALLEVIAGYDDGNDPRQFPAVPHPPYSKLVNDGIKGKKIGILTEGFVDVEEDLARVVRQRALTLKEAGAEVSDVSLPIHMDGLAIWTPVAFEGTYQMMIKGNGHGYNWKGSYDLPLQEALAGAYNLRPFDCPLPVKIVMIFSEYMQRNYQNKFYGKAQNLVQHLTREYNRILKDYDVIVMPTLPAKAFKLPSKEHSVYETLKLELDMIRNTAPFNATGHPALSVNAGLSEGLPALPCGMMIVGRMFDDLTVLQVARAVEKTFEEKHQ; translated from the exons ATGATGAACGGAAGTAAGCTCCTGGAGGGGTTTGTGCCCGACAGAGACGCCACTGTAGTGACCAGGATACTGGATGCAG gaggTCGCATTCTGGGTAAATCTGTGTGCGAGGACTTATGCTTCTCCGGAAATAGCTGCACTTCCTCTACCGGTCCAGTCAAAAATCCACACGATCCGACAAGAAGTGCAGGTGGTTCTAGCTCGGGCTCGGGTTCTCTG GTTGCAAGAAAAGTAGTAGATGTTGCTATTGGAGGAGACCAAGGGGGCTCAATTCGTATTCCCGCCAGCTGGTGTGGAATTGTGGGATTGAAGCCGACCTATGGTTTGGTGCCATACACTGGCATTATGCCAATAGAGAAGACGATCGACCATGCCGGTCCCATGGCCAGGACTGTGGAGGACTGTGCCGCTTTACTAGAG GTGATTGCTGGCTACGATGACGGGAATGACCCTCGCCAGTTCCCTGCAGTACCCCACCCACCCTACTCTAAACTG GTAAACGACGGGATCAAAGGAAAGAAGATCGGAATTCTGACTGAGGGATTTGTGGATGTAGAAGAAGACTTAGCGAGGGTCGTCAGACAGAGGGCCTTGACCCTGAAGGAGGCGGGGGCGGAGGTGTCTGACGTCTCCCTCCCTATCCACATGGACG GTTTAGCCATTTGGACACCGGTAGCCTTTGAGGGGACCTATCAAATGATGATTAAAGGAAACG GACATGGTTACAACTGGAAGGGTTCATACGATCTCCCACTGCAAGAGGCCTTGGCGGGGGCATATAACCTTCGACCTTTCGACTGCCCCCTACCGGTCAAAATAGTCATGATATTTTCTGAGTACATGCAGAGGAATTACCAGAACAAGTTTTACGGCAAAGCCCAGAATCTAGTCCAGCATCTGACGAGGGAGTACAACAGAATTCTTAaggattatgacgtcatagtcaTGCCCACACTTCCAGCCAAGGCATTCAAACTTCCATCCAAAGAACATTCCGTATACG AGACTCTCAAACTGGAGTTGGACATGATCAGGAACACTGCACCGTTCAACGCCACCGGGCACCCCGCCCTCAGTGTCAACGCCGGCCTCAGTGAGGGTTTGCCCGCATTGCCCTGTGGGATGATGATAGTGGGCAGAATGTTTGATGACCTCACGGTTCTACAGGTCGCCCGAGCCGTCGAGAAAACCTTTGAGGAGAAGCATCAGTAA
- the LOC105322978 gene encoding ankyrin repeat and SOCS box protein 2 isoform X1, whose translation MVDKAAELYHAVCENNADKILELLDSGANPNEYYDDMENISSSSILHVCCGKGHLESIRVLVDRGADIMSRDKWRMSPLIHAIMPQFTEVVEFLVTRCPDVVNMCDKFGKAPLHYAIESDCVAMVNLLICNGADVNIGTMKGITPLMLLCSKSDVQNDSEMMRLLINHGALANLRDLAAKRSALQVHYAALKLKVDAVQILLEAGGDPNTLDGAGRTPMTNVIRQCVRADGTIRTDDCLTIVLMLLQAGSDVNMTTCEECCPLMVASILRCPTLVKFFLDHGANPGIRFACGITPILPAVCNHDTQTIRLLLEYNSPINLPGRIIRRREEFYFDPCELAIHLGFFDVVELLYDYGYNLSKYPYLVDPMGTIDTPATLKENTLALGQLCSLASNPHSLFKVSALTIRKVLQKNLHDKVRLLPLPSSLQEDLLCLAAH comes from the exons ATGGTTGACAAAGCAGCAGAGCTTTACCACGCTGTGTGTGAAAATAATGCGGATAAAATCCTAGAACTTCTGGACAGCGGGGCCAATCCGAATGAATATTATGACGACATGGAGAACATCAGTTCAAGCTCAATCCTCCATGTCTGTTGTGGAAAAGGGCATCTCGAGTCGATTCGGGTCCTCGTGGACAGAGGGGCCGACATCATGTCACGTGACAAATGGCGGATGTCACCACTGATCCACGCCATCATGCCCCAGTTTACGGAAGTGGTTGAATTCCTGGTAACAAGATGCCCGGATGTTGTCAATATGTGTGATAAATTTGGTAAAGCTCCATTGCATTATGCCATTGAATCAGACTGTGTGGCAATGGTGAACTTGTTGATTTGTAACGGCGCGGATGTAAACATTGGGACAATGAAAGGAATTACCCCTCTCATGTTGTTGTGTTCTAAATCTGACGTACAGAATGACTCAGAGATGATGCGTCTACTGATAAACCACGGAGCCTTAGCTAACTTGAGGGACTTGGCGGCCAAACGCAGTgctttacaagtacat TATGCCGCTCTTAAGCTGAAAGTTGATGCGGTCCAGATTCTGCTAGAGGCGGGCGGTGACCCCAATACTCTGGACGGGGCCGGGAGGACCCCCATGACTAACGTGATCCGCCAGTGTGTGAGAGCTGACGGGACCATCCGTACCGACGACTGTCTGACCATTGTCCTGATGCTACTCCAAGccggaagtgacgtcaacaTGACAACCTGTGAGGAATGCTGTCCGCTCATGGTGGCCTCGATTTTGAGGTGCCCGACTTTGGTCAAATTTTTCTTGGATCATGGCGCGAATCCCGGTATTCGAT TTGCCTGTGGAATAACTCCCATTTTGCCAGCCGTTTGTAACCACGACACCCAGACGATCAGACTTTTGCTTGAATACAACAGTCCTATCAATCTTCCAGGCCGGATCATCAGGCGGAGAGAGGAGTTCTACTTTGATCCCTGTGAGCTGGCCATCCACTTGGGTTTCTTTGACGTTGTGGAACTGTTATATGATTATGGCTATAACCTATCGAAGTACCCGTATCTAGTTGATCCTATGGGCACTATTGATACTCCTGCGACGCTCAAAGAAAATACCCTAGCTCTAGGGCAGCTATGTTCGCTAGCATCTAACCCTCATTCGCTGTTTAAAGTTTCAGCGCTAACTATTCGTAAAGTTTTACAGAAGAATTTACACGACAAAGTGAGACTGTTACCTCTGCCATCGTCTTTACAGGAAGATTTGCTTTGTTTAGCTGCTCactga
- the LOC105322978 gene encoding ankyrin repeat and SOCS box protein 2 isoform X2, translating to MVDKAAELYHAVCENNADKILELLDSGANPNEYYDDMENISSSSILHVCCGKGHLESIRVLVDRGADIMSRDKWRMSPLIHAIMPQFTEVVEFLVTRCPDVVNMCDKFGKAPLHYAIESDCVAMVNLLICNGADVNIGTMKGITPLMLLCSKSDVQNDSEMMRLLINHGALANLRDLAAKRSALQYAALKLKVDAVQILLEAGGDPNTLDGAGRTPMTNVIRQCVRADGTIRTDDCLTIVLMLLQAGSDVNMTTCEECCPLMVASILRCPTLVKFFLDHGANPGIRFACGITPILPAVCNHDTQTIRLLLEYNSPINLPGRIIRRREEFYFDPCELAIHLGFFDVVELLYDYGYNLSKYPYLVDPMGTIDTPATLKENTLALGQLCSLASNPHSLFKVSALTIRKVLQKNLHDKVRLLPLPSSLQEDLLCLAAH from the exons ATGGTTGACAAAGCAGCAGAGCTTTACCACGCTGTGTGTGAAAATAATGCGGATAAAATCCTAGAACTTCTGGACAGCGGGGCCAATCCGAATGAATATTATGACGACATGGAGAACATCAGTTCAAGCTCAATCCTCCATGTCTGTTGTGGAAAAGGGCATCTCGAGTCGATTCGGGTCCTCGTGGACAGAGGGGCCGACATCATGTCACGTGACAAATGGCGGATGTCACCACTGATCCACGCCATCATGCCCCAGTTTACGGAAGTGGTTGAATTCCTGGTAACAAGATGCCCGGATGTTGTCAATATGTGTGATAAATTTGGTAAAGCTCCATTGCATTATGCCATTGAATCAGACTGTGTGGCAATGGTGAACTTGTTGATTTGTAACGGCGCGGATGTAAACATTGGGACAATGAAAGGAATTACCCCTCTCATGTTGTTGTGTTCTAAATCTGACGTACAGAATGACTCAGAGATGATGCGTCTACTGATAAACCACGGAGCCTTAGCTAACTTGAGGGACTTGGCGGCCAAACGCAGTgctttacaa TATGCCGCTCTTAAGCTGAAAGTTGATGCGGTCCAGATTCTGCTAGAGGCGGGCGGTGACCCCAATACTCTGGACGGGGCCGGGAGGACCCCCATGACTAACGTGATCCGCCAGTGTGTGAGAGCTGACGGGACCATCCGTACCGACGACTGTCTGACCATTGTCCTGATGCTACTCCAAGccggaagtgacgtcaacaTGACAACCTGTGAGGAATGCTGTCCGCTCATGGTGGCCTCGATTTTGAGGTGCCCGACTTTGGTCAAATTTTTCTTGGATCATGGCGCGAATCCCGGTATTCGAT TTGCCTGTGGAATAACTCCCATTTTGCCAGCCGTTTGTAACCACGACACCCAGACGATCAGACTTTTGCTTGAATACAACAGTCCTATCAATCTTCCAGGCCGGATCATCAGGCGGAGAGAGGAGTTCTACTTTGATCCCTGTGAGCTGGCCATCCACTTGGGTTTCTTTGACGTTGTGGAACTGTTATATGATTATGGCTATAACCTATCGAAGTACCCGTATCTAGTTGATCCTATGGGCACTATTGATACTCCTGCGACGCTCAAAGAAAATACCCTAGCTCTAGGGCAGCTATGTTCGCTAGCATCTAACCCTCATTCGCTGTTTAAAGTTTCAGCGCTAACTATTCGTAAAGTTTTACAGAAGAATTTACACGACAAAGTGAGACTGTTACCTCTGCCATCGTCTTTACAGGAAGATTTGCTTTGTTTAGCTGCTCactga